A genomic segment from Nitrospira sp. encodes:
- a CDS encoding outer membrane lipoprotein carrier protein LolA — MIRWAVLVLGLTTLAAGPLQAADEQKDDKALAEVRDVVKKIQARYEQTKDLQAEFKQTTRIEGFATPLTSSGNLFVKKPERLRWDYREPGVQEIYVHGNDLMMYVPQHRQVLIGHLTQMATSQAPLQLLQGAAALEEHFDAQPTLGGLRGEGGLPLVTLIPKDAGVQSVKTVVRIVVEAQPKSYFIKSVAIHEVSGNVATFEFKNLKPNTGLKSTLFEFAIPAGVEVVKAPALGPP, encoded by the coding sequence GTGATTCGTTGGGCAGTGCTCGTGCTGGGCCTGACGACGCTTGCAGCTGGACCGTTGCAGGCTGCCGACGAACAGAAAGACGACAAGGCGCTAGCCGAGGTCCGCGACGTCGTCAAAAAAATCCAGGCCCGCTACGAGCAGACAAAGGACCTCCAGGCGGAGTTCAAGCAGACCACGCGCATCGAAGGGTTCGCCACACCGCTGACCTCCAGCGGAAATCTCTTCGTCAAAAAGCCGGAGCGGCTGCGATGGGACTACCGCGAGCCGGGCGTGCAGGAAATCTACGTCCACGGCAACGACCTGATGATGTACGTTCCCCAGCACCGGCAAGTGCTGATCGGTCACCTAACTCAGATGGCGACTTCCCAGGCACCCTTGCAGTTGCTCCAGGGGGCTGCGGCACTGGAGGAGCACTTCGACGCTCAGCCCACCCTGGGGGGTCTGCGGGGAGAAGGCGGGCTGCCACTGGTGACGCTGATTCCGAAGGATGCCGGAGTCCAGTCGGTGAAAACGGTGGTCCGTATCGTGGTGGAGGCCCAGCCGAAGAGCTATTTCATCAAGAGCGTGGCCATCCACGAAGTCAGTGGGAATGTGGCCACGTTTGAGTTCAAAAACCTGAAACCGAATACCGGCCTGAAGAGTACACTGTTTGAGTTTGCCATTCCCGCTGGAGTAGAAGTGGTGAAGGCGCCTGCGCTCGGGCCTCCGTGA
- the rsmA gene encoding ribosomal RNA small subunit methyltransferase A: MTLPPPKKRLGQHFLTDHNIVRKIVAAARLGPADTALEIGPGRGILTRALCEQAGKVIAVEVDRSLEDTLRVALADTGNLDLLFGDALDFVYATLPKGTVVVANLPYVITTPLLFKLLEAHERIDRMVLMVQTEVAKRFVAKPGTKDYGILSVLTQYRAEPALAFSVSAGCFRPKPAVNSTVVTMAMRRAPAAAVENEAVFIRTVRAAFAHRRKTLANSLRDEGLLSEQIAQALAQAGIAPTVRAETLELKAFAALANELARGRGAMG, translated from the coding sequence GTGACGCTGCCACCTCCCAAGAAGCGCCTCGGGCAGCATTTCCTCACTGATCACAACATTGTCAGGAAAATCGTCGCGGCTGCCCGGCTTGGCCCGGCCGACACCGCGCTGGAGATCGGCCCGGGCCGCGGCATTCTGACCAGGGCACTCTGTGAACAAGCGGGGAAAGTCATTGCGGTAGAAGTGGACCGCTCCCTCGAAGACACGCTACGCGTGGCCCTGGCTGATACCGGCAATCTGGATCTGCTATTCGGTGATGCGCTCGACTTTGTCTATGCCACGTTGCCTAAAGGTACAGTGGTAGTGGCCAATCTGCCCTATGTCATCACGACGCCGCTACTGTTTAAATTGCTCGAGGCCCACGAGCGGATTGATCGGATGGTGCTGATGGTGCAGACCGAAGTCGCGAAACGTTTTGTCGCGAAGCCCGGTACGAAAGACTACGGTATTCTCTCGGTGCTGACGCAATACCGGGCTGAGCCGGCCTTGGCCTTTTCCGTTTCCGCCGGCTGCTTCCGGCCCAAGCCTGCGGTGAATTCGACGGTCGTCACCATGGCGATGCGGCGCGCGCCGGCGGCGGCCGTGGAGAATGAGGCGGTGTTCATCCGGACCGTGCGGGCGGCCTTCGCGCATCGCCGCAAGACGCTCGCCAATTCACTGCGCGACGAGGGATTGCTGTCCGAACAGATCGCGCAGGCGTTGGCACAGGCTGGCATCGCGCCAACGGTGCGGGCAGAGACGCTGGAGTTGAAAGCTTTTGCTGCGCTTGCGAACGAACTTGCAAGGGGTAGAGGGGCAATGGGGTAG
- a CDS encoding radical SAM protein, giving the protein MNSVLYVFLPCKKVYPIGITYLADFIHRRRPAVRQHVLDLSLYPVEQRAKVLRDTAMAFLPDLVCFSWRDIQIFSPHEGDASLEDAFNFYFSANPIKKMLASFNGVRQLYRYYNHIWTVLSYPWLIRKEFPTSQIMIGGGAFTAFADQLIEKLPEGTIGILGEGEDAILKVLDGDSLEGERYIIRENGRVSKGQQSKPALLDALTVDLPYLTSIFPQYKDYIGESIGVQTKRGCPYDCAFCLYPYIEGKRVRYRPPDMVVKDLSQHYHQWGARRFWFTDAQFITGKEAYSQCTEILERIVCQKLAIEWSGYVRTSLITADMAQLMVQSGVGDLEVAITSGSQEILNDLHMGFKLEKLYDGCRYLAEAGFKGKVILNYSLNSPHETEETLLQSVESYKKVAAILGEERVFPLMFFLGIQPNTDLEHRLLEEGYLSAGYNPLMLTPWSIRKLLYNPAPLNKLIAKACLRAWDKKHSRDPRTWSGSLSQTEQSTYADSHLTKGLEHNSGRQALLTLEEILNSRKKPASASSAR; this is encoded by the coding sequence ATGAACTCTGTTCTCTACGTTTTCCTCCCCTGCAAGAAGGTGTACCCGATCGGGATCACCTATCTGGCGGACTTCATCCATCGGCGGAGGCCGGCGGTACGGCAGCACGTCCTCGACCTGTCGCTGTATCCGGTCGAGCAGCGCGCCAAGGTCCTGCGCGATACCGCGATGGCCTTTTTGCCCGATCTGGTTTGCTTTTCCTGGCGGGACATCCAGATCTTCTCGCCGCACGAGGGTGATGCCTCGCTGGAGGACGCCTTCAATTTTTATTTTTCGGCGAACCCGATTAAGAAAATGCTGGCATCGTTCAACGGCGTCAGGCAACTCTACCGTTACTACAACCATATCTGGACCGTGCTGTCCTACCCCTGGCTGATCCGAAAGGAATTTCCCACGTCGCAGATCATGATCGGCGGAGGCGCGTTCACGGCTTTTGCCGATCAGCTCATTGAAAAACTGCCGGAGGGCACGATCGGTATCCTGGGCGAGGGCGAGGATGCGATTCTGAAAGTGTTGGACGGCGACTCGTTGGAGGGCGAACGCTACATCATTCGCGAGAACGGCCGTGTCTCAAAAGGCCAGCAGAGCAAGCCGGCACTGCTCGATGCACTGACCGTAGACCTGCCCTATCTCACCTCGATTTTCCCGCAATATAAGGACTACATAGGCGAGAGCATCGGCGTGCAGACCAAGCGCGGCTGCCCCTACGATTGCGCCTTCTGCCTCTATCCCTACATTGAGGGCAAGCGCGTGCGCTACCGGCCGCCCGACATGGTCGTGAAGGACCTCTCACAACACTATCACCAGTGGGGCGCGCGGCGCTTCTGGTTTACGGACGCCCAATTCATCACGGGCAAGGAAGCTTATTCGCAGTGCACGGAGATTCTGGAACGGATCGTCTGTCAAAAACTGGCTATCGAATGGTCGGGGTATGTCCGCACGTCGCTAATCACCGCCGACATGGCCCAGCTGATGGTGCAATCAGGCGTGGGTGATCTGGAGGTGGCGATCACCTCCGGCTCGCAGGAGATCCTCAACGACCTCCATATGGGCTTCAAGCTGGAGAAGCTCTACGACGGCTGCCGGTACCTGGCCGAAGCAGGCTTCAAGGGTAAGGTGATTTTGAACTATTCGCTTAATTCGCCGCACGAAACGGAAGAGACCCTACTCCAAAGCGTTGAGTCCTACAAGAAGGTGGCAGCGATTCTGGGCGAGGAGCGCGTCTTCCCACTGATGTTCTTCCTGGGCATCCAGCCCAATACGGACTTAGAACACCGTTTATTGGAAGAGGGCTATCTCTCGGCCGGCTACAACCCGCTTATGCTGACGCCGTGGAGCATCCGGAAACTCCTCTACAACCCGGCGCCCTTAAATAAACTCATCGCCAAGGCCTGCCTGCGAGCCTGGGACAAGAAACACAGTCGCGATCCGCGCACCTGGTCCGGATCACTGTCGCAGACCGAGCAGAGTACCTACGCCGACAGCCATCTGACCAAGGGCCTCGAACACAATTCGGGTCGCCAGGCCCTCCTGACCCTCGAGGAGATCCTGAATTCTCGCAAAAAACCGGCCTCTGCCAGCTCGGCCCGGTAG
- the pdxA gene encoding 4-hydroxythreonine-4-phosphate dehydrogenase PdxA translates to MKRNVRKPVLALTMGDPAGIGPEVIAKACAMPAVRRLCRPVVVGSLPVMEHTVRSLRLPLKVVRVTGHGESIERLRTLPVFDPLEKALGQFQMSAVSKQTGAASALFVEKAVRLTMLGCFDGIVTAPINKKAINLAGYDYPGHTELLADLTKAKESGMMILGGPLRIIFVTTHVAHRELAATLSTEKIAKAIRLMHKVLRESFGIARPRIGVAALNPHAGEQGLFGNEEARVIAPACRQARARGIRASDPLPADTLFGKAVRGSYDGVVAMYHDQGLIPLKLLAFGTCVNMTVGLPIIRTSVDHGTAFDIAGKGKADPGSMVEAITLAARLAARKRRVQ, encoded by the coding sequence ATGAAACGCAATGTCCGAAAGCCTGTTCTAGCGTTGACGATGGGCGATCCGGCTGGGATCGGACCGGAAGTTATCGCGAAGGCCTGTGCGATGCCGGCGGTGCGCCGCCTGTGCCGGCCGGTTGTGGTCGGTTCGCTGCCGGTGATGGAGCACACGGTGCGTTCGTTGCGTCTTCCGTTGAAAGTTGTCCGTGTCACCGGACACGGCGAATCGATTGAGCGTCTGCGCACGCTGCCCGTATTCGATCCGTTGGAGAAAGCGCTGGGCCAATTTCAAATGAGCGCAGTGAGCAAGCAGACTGGCGCGGCCTCGGCACTGTTCGTCGAGAAAGCCGTTAGGCTGACCATGCTTGGCTGCTTTGACGGGATTGTGACGGCTCCCATTAATAAGAAAGCAATTAATCTGGCCGGGTACGACTATCCGGGCCACACCGAATTGCTGGCCGACCTCACGAAGGCCAAGGAGTCCGGCATGATGATCCTGGGCGGACCGCTCAGGATTATCTTTGTGACTACCCACGTGGCGCACCGAGAGCTGGCCGCTACGCTTTCCACAGAAAAAATCGCCAAAGCCATCCGGCTCATGCACAAGGTGCTGCGCGAATCGTTCGGTATCGCGCGGCCGCGCATCGGCGTGGCCGCGCTCAATCCGCATGCGGGCGAGCAGGGCCTCTTTGGCAACGAGGAGGCACGTGTGATCGCGCCGGCCTGCCGCCAGGCGCGCGCGCGGGGCATTCGTGCCAGTGATCCGCTGCCGGCCGACACGCTCTTTGGCAAGGCTGTACGTGGCAGCTACGACGGCGTGGTGGCCATGTACCACGATCAAGGTCTGATCCCGCTCAAGCTGCTTGCGTTTGGAACTTGCGTGAACATGACTGTGGGGCTGCCGATCATCCGCACCTCAGTGGATCACGGCACGGCGTTCGACATTGCTGGCAAGGGCAAGGCCGATCCCGGCAGCATGGTCGAGGCCATCACGCTGGCGGCCAGGCTGGCCGCCAGAAAGAGGCGTGTCCAATGA
- a CDS encoding radical SAM protein: MAKPLPVFNGFSLPGQLDSLRQQVAKFITPGATPHDGRTVDDFKPYLLALNLTKRCNLKCDHCYLDATTKSGGGSDELTTEECLRLIDQIAEVNKGCLLVITGGEPLTRPDILDIARHAVTQGFMVVFGTNGMLIDDAMAKRLVEIGVVGVGISIDSLDAQKHNRFRGVPGAWEGAVAGIEACKRNGLQFQVHFSAQPMNYQELPDVVEWAHTLGARVLNVFFMVCTGRGEELTDITPAQYEEVLGFLVTAQDRYKDMLVRARCAPHFKRLAYEKDPQSPITKATGYMGGGCLAGTNYARVTPNGELTPCPYMPLSAGNVRERSFADLWEKSDIFDSFRYPHLKGKCGDCEYSEICGGCRARPYVDHGDWLDEDQWCLYTPKGGEKIRVAFNTEEAFAGTWDPAAQARLDRIPYFLRAMVKKGVERHAREQGLTCVTIELMEELRKKRFGNDAPVFKF, encoded by the coding sequence ATGGCCAAGCCGCTTCCCGTCTTCAACGGGTTCTCCCTCCCGGGCCAACTCGACTCGCTCCGCCAGCAGGTCGCCAAATTCATCACGCCGGGTGCGACGCCGCACGACGGTCGCACTGTGGATGATTTCAAGCCCTATCTCCTCGCGCTGAATCTGACCAAACGCTGCAATCTCAAATGTGACCACTGCTACTTGGATGCCACCACAAAATCTGGTGGCGGCTCGGACGAGCTGACAACGGAGGAGTGTCTCCGCCTTATCGATCAGATCGCTGAAGTAAACAAGGGCTGCCTGCTGGTCATCACCGGTGGTGAGCCGCTGACGCGGCCCGACATTCTCGACATTGCCCGACATGCCGTCACGCAGGGCTTTATGGTCGTCTTTGGTACGAACGGGATGCTGATTGACGATGCGATGGCAAAACGGCTGGTCGAGATCGGCGTCGTGGGCGTCGGCATTAGCATCGACTCGCTCGACGCGCAAAAGCACAATCGATTCCGCGGCGTCCCCGGCGCCTGGGAGGGCGCGGTGGCCGGCATCGAAGCCTGTAAGCGCAACGGACTCCAGTTCCAGGTGCATTTCAGCGCCCAGCCGATGAACTATCAGGAACTGCCCGACGTCGTCGAGTGGGCGCACACTCTAGGGGCGCGTGTGCTCAATGTCTTTTTCATGGTCTGCACCGGCCGCGGTGAGGAGCTGACCGACATCACGCCCGCGCAGTACGAAGAAGTCCTCGGATTTTTGGTCACGGCCCAGGACCGCTACAAGGACATGCTAGTGCGGGCCCGCTGTGCCCCGCACTTCAAGCGGCTAGCCTACGAGAAGGATCCCCAGTCGCCGATCACCAAGGCGACCGGATATATGGGAGGCGGCTGCCTTGCCGGCACCAACTATGCCCGCGTGACGCCAAATGGCGAGTTGACCCCCTGTCCCTATATGCCGCTCTCAGCAGGCAACGTGCGCGAGCGGAGCTTCGCGGATCTATGGGAAAAGTCTGACATCTTTGATTCGTTCCGCTATCCGCACCTCAAGGGCAAATGTGGCGATTGCGAGTACAGCGAAATCTGCGGCGGCTGCCGCGCGCGGCCCTACGTGGACCACGGCGACTGGCTCGATGAAGACCAGTGGTGCCTTTACACGCCTAAGGGCGGTGAGAAGATCCGCGTGGCCTTCAACACGGAGGAGGCCTTTGCCGGAACCTGGGACCCGGCGGCCCAGGCCCGCCTCGACCGTATTCCCTACTTCCTGCGTGCCATGGTGAAGAAGGGTGTCGAACGGCACGCGCGCGAGCAAGGCCTGACCTGTGTCACAATCGAGTTGATGGAAGAATTGCGCAAGAAGCGGTTTGGCAACGACGCGCCCGTTTTTAAATTCTAG
- a CDS encoding universal stress protein UspA, which produces MYKTIYIPVDNSDHSNTAVDVGIEMAKTFGSKIVGSHVYAAKMHDKRFKQMEAGLPEEYHDEKELDRQRQIHDSLITRGLQIITDSYLDYVDKRCTEANLPLERKSLEGRNWKVLAEDINTSGYDLVIMGALGVGAVKDSVIGSNTERVIRRVRSSDMLVIKQPQPIGQSFNGGKIVVAVDGSPYSFGGLMTGLALGKALNKPVEAISAFDPYFHYAAFHSISGVLNEEAGKVFRFKEQEKLHEDIIDSGLAKIYQSHLDISREIAQAEQTDVKTTLLDGKAFEKIIQYVRKDTPWLLIVGRIGVHSDEDMDIGSNTENLLRCAPCNVLVSNRKYVPPIDTQAEYTIAWTEEALRRMEKIPIFARGVAKTAIHRYAIEKGHTIISNSVVDLAVGHILPKGAMEAMRTLGGNLDAAGIDRDKMQADDAVAKDLMGKTLSGMVGGLVEEKSKLSAGTQAYLDRMNQTYFVCDGCGYIGKGDTPVKCPVCGAAGDRFKQVDKSIFDAAAKAEGGLETDMAYDDVPMQWTKDAKEAIRAVPAGFQRRRAKAKIEKSARKLGMTTITLEYAAPIIREAAAEDYTPIFANKGTGTDAAASALLDNNGKGNGNGHGNGHGASEAIMSETPPLFSWTPEAQERLERAPAGFMRDCTKALIQKHAEKVSATTITLEIANEGIEQARGFMEDAMKTGNLKEIIASLTGSGSAKS; this is translated from the coding sequence ATGTACAAGACGATTTATATCCCCGTCGATAACTCCGACCACTCCAACACCGCCGTCGATGTGGGGATCGAAATGGCCAAGACCTTTGGCTCAAAGATTGTCGGCAGCCACGTCTACGCCGCCAAGATGCACGACAAGCGGTTCAAACAGATGGAGGCGGGCCTGCCAGAGGAGTATCACGACGAGAAGGAACTGGACCGTCAGCGGCAGATCCATGACTCGCTGATCACCCGCGGGCTCCAGATCATTACCGACTCCTATCTCGATTACGTCGATAAGCGGTGCACTGAAGCCAACCTGCCGCTTGAGCGGAAGTCGCTTGAAGGCAGAAACTGGAAAGTGCTGGCGGAGGATATCAACACCAGCGGCTACGACCTCGTTATCATGGGCGCGCTGGGCGTCGGCGCCGTGAAGGACAGCGTGATCGGCAGCAACACGGAGCGGGTCATCCGTCGCGTGCGCAGCTCCGACATGCTCGTCATCAAGCAGCCCCAGCCGATCGGTCAGTCGTTCAACGGCGGCAAGATTGTCGTAGCGGTGGACGGCAGCCCCTATTCGTTTGGCGGCCTGATGACCGGTCTCGCGCTCGGCAAGGCGCTAAACAAGCCGGTCGAAGCCATTTCGGCCTTCGATCCCTACTTCCACTACGCGGCCTTCCACAGCATCTCGGGCGTGCTGAACGAGGAAGCCGGGAAGGTTTTCCGTTTCAAGGAACAGGAAAAGCTCCACGAGGACATCATCGACAGTGGCCTCGCCAAGATCTACCAGTCGCACCTCGACATCTCGCGCGAGATCGCGCAGGCCGAGCAAACCGATGTGAAGACGACCCTGCTTGACGGCAAGGCCTTTGAAAAGATCATCCAGTACGTCCGCAAGGATACGCCGTGGCTCCTGATCGTCGGTCGCATTGGCGTCCACAGTGACGAGGACATGGACATCGGCAGCAACACGGAGAATCTGCTCCGTTGTGCCCCGTGCAACGTCCTCGTGTCAAACCGCAAGTACGTGCCACCGATCGACACGCAGGCGGAATACACGATTGCCTGGACTGAGGAAGCCCTACGCCGGATGGAGAAGATCCCCATCTTTGCGCGTGGCGTCGCGAAGACGGCGATCCATCGCTATGCGATCGAAAAAGGGCATACGATCATCAGCAACTCCGTCGTGGATTTGGCCGTCGGCCATATCCTGCCGAAGGGCGCTATGGAAGCCATGAGGACGCTGGGTGGCAACCTGGACGCGGCTGGCATCGATCGCGACAAGATGCAGGCAGACGATGCCGTGGCCAAGGACCTCATGGGGAAAACGCTTAGCGGCATGGTGGGGGGTCTCGTTGAGGAAAAATCGAAACTGAGCGCCGGCACACAGGCCTATCTGGACCGCATGAACCAGACCTACTTCGTGTGCGACGGCTGCGGCTACATCGGCAAAGGCGACACGCCTGTGAAATGCCCAGTCTGCGGCGCCGCCGGCGACCGGTTCAAACAGGTGGACAAGAGCATCTTCGATGCGGCCGCCAAGGCCGAGGGCGGACTCGAAACCGACATGGCCTACGACGACGTGCCGATGCAGTGGACGAAGGACGCCAAGGAGGCCATCCGCGCGGTGCCGGCCGGCTTCCAGCGGCGGCGCGCCAAGGCCAAGATCGAGAAAAGCGCCCGCAAGCTCGGCATGACAACGATCACGCTGGAATACGCGGCCCCGATCATCAGGGAAGCTGCCGCCGAGGATTACACGCCGATCTTCGCTAACAAGGGTACTGGCACAGACGCCGCCGCGTCGGCCCTGCTCGACAACAACGGCAAGGGAAATGGAAACGGGCATGGCAACGGACATGGAGCGAGCGAGGCCATCATGAGCGAGACGCCGCCACTGTTCTCGTGGACGCCGGAAGCGCAGGAGCGGCTGGAGCGGGCTCCCGCTGGCTTCATGCGCGATTGCACGAAGGCGCTGATCCAGAAGCACGCCGAAAAGGTCAGCGCGACGACCATCACGCTTGAGATCGCCAACGAGGGCATCGAGCAGGCCCGGGGCTTCATGGAGGACGCCATGAAGACTGGGAACCTGAAGGAAATCATCGCCAGCCTCACCGGCTCCGGCTCGGCTAAATCCTGA
- a CDS encoding DNA translocase FtsK, which produces MGVATTAKRGDARGPSKPPIHLKHEVIGVILITLSLLTLLSLVSFVPTDIPLVSSPVEKAVSPGSTKNMIGSVGATLATLFFGSIGGGAYLLSFLLAMLGARCFVEGELAVTIRSAVGSLAALLFLSGLLHLEVTAIPTLSSGLVYRGMAGGQVGQAIADGLRSHFASTGAHIIVLAGLTISLLLATPISLADLGRALSNWWIAGSEMVILRLPVFWERFKETASALLPERTGEEAKKERKPKPKPLKINRPDPLPAAAALAPAVEEKPVAPALEPAPELGATAAAPDLLPAEPVIKETKKNSKKARVVTARAALDGYMLPDPLELLSDLPVPPDRLTDEQLKAQSDVLTKALLNFGIDGKVIEVHPGPVVTMYEFEPAPGVKVARIVNLADDLALAMKAISLRIVAPLPGKSVVGVEVPNPNRETVSLKEVLAHEAFTKSRSKLRLALGKDIFGKPVAADLKTMPHLLVAGATGAGKSVGLNTMLLSLLFTAKPDEVKLLLVDPKMLEFKTYDGLPHLLRPVITDAKSAARGLGWVVQEMERRYKLLAEAGVRNVDDYNRRVGQEQNVMSRKVPDSKTTQEDLPIEFLSEDARLAVGESTATEGARQVMEPKTPPSPLPYIVVMIDELADLMAVAPKDVEEKIARLAQMARASGIHLILATQRPSVDVLTGLIKANFPARIAFQVSSKTDSRTILDANGAEALLGRGDMLYSASGTGKIVRLHGSYMPDEDVHRVVEFVKKQASPVYTEELQSLKQDDERDEEGQDDVYEQAKELVITSGQASASLIQRRLSVGYPRAARMIEQMEQEGIIGAPGRNGRREVLVRRGTVGGDEP; this is translated from the coding sequence ATGGGTGTAGCCACCACGGCGAAACGCGGCGACGCCCGCGGCCCGTCCAAGCCCCCAATCCATTTAAAACATGAGGTGATCGGCGTCATCCTGATCACCCTGAGCCTGCTCACGCTCCTGAGCCTGGTGTCATTCGTTCCCACCGATATCCCTTTGGTTAGCTCGCCAGTCGAGAAAGCTGTGTCCCCCGGTTCCACAAAAAACATGATCGGCTCTGTCGGCGCGACGCTGGCGACACTGTTCTTCGGCTCTATCGGCGGTGGGGCCTACCTGTTGTCGTTTCTGCTTGCCATGTTGGGCGCACGCTGTTTTGTCGAGGGCGAGCTGGCCGTGACGATTCGCAGCGCGGTCGGCTCGCTCGCGGCGCTGCTGTTTCTGAGCGGCCTCCTGCATCTGGAAGTCACAGCCATTCCCACGCTCTCGAGCGGCCTGGTCTATCGGGGCATGGCAGGCGGGCAAGTGGGCCAGGCCATCGCCGACGGTCTGCGCAGCCACTTCGCCAGCACGGGCGCCCATATTATTGTCCTGGCCGGCCTGACCATCTCGTTGCTGCTGGCGACGCCCATATCGCTGGCCGATCTTGGTCGGGCGCTCTCAAATTGGTGGATCGCCGGCAGTGAGATGGTAATCCTCCGTCTGCCGGTCTTCTGGGAACGATTCAAGGAAACGGCCTCGGCGCTGCTGCCGGAACGGACGGGGGAGGAAGCCAAAAAGGAACGGAAGCCCAAACCAAAGCCGCTTAAGATCAACCGACCCGATCCGCTTCCGGCCGCCGCGGCTCTGGCACCGGCTGTCGAGGAGAAACCGGTGGCTCCTGCGCTAGAACCGGCACCCGAGCTAGGGGCTACCGCGGCCGCCCCCGATCTGCTACCGGCCGAGCCGGTCATAAAGGAAACCAAGAAAAATTCAAAGAAGGCCCGGGTGGTCACCGCCCGCGCCGCATTGGACGGGTACATGCTCCCGGATCCGCTGGAACTGTTGAGCGATCTGCCCGTGCCGCCGGATCGTCTGACTGACGAACAGTTGAAAGCACAATCTGATGTGCTGACCAAGGCGTTGTTGAATTTTGGCATCGACGGCAAGGTCATAGAGGTGCACCCGGGTCCCGTTGTGACGATGTACGAATTCGAACCGGCGCCCGGCGTGAAGGTGGCGCGCATCGTCAATCTCGCGGACGACCTCGCGCTGGCGATGAAGGCGATCAGCCTGCGGATCGTGGCGCCGCTGCCCGGCAAGTCTGTTGTCGGCGTAGAGGTCCCCAACCCCAACCGCGAAACCGTATCGCTGAAGGAAGTGCTCGCGCACGAGGCGTTCACGAAGTCCCGCTCGAAGCTGCGGCTGGCGCTGGGTAAGGACATTTTTGGCAAGCCGGTGGCGGCCGACCTCAAGACGATGCCGCATCTGCTCGTAGCCGGTGCGACCGGCGCGGGCAAAAGCGTGGGGCTGAACACGATGCTATTAAGCCTCCTGTTCACGGCCAAGCCCGACGAAGTGAAGCTGCTGCTGGTGGATCCTAAAATGCTTGAGTTCAAGACTTATGACGGCCTGCCACATTTGCTGCGGCCCGTGATCACGGATGCGAAGTCGGCGGCGCGTGGGCTCGGGTGGGTGGTACAGGAAATGGAGCGTCGCTATAAGCTGCTCGCTGAAGCGGGCGTCCGCAATGTGGACGACTACAATCGCCGCGTCGGGCAGGAACAGAACGTGATGTCTAGGAAGGTTCCGGATTCGAAGACCACGCAGGAGGATCTGCCAATCGAATTTCTCTCCGAAGATGCCCGTCTGGCGGTAGGCGAAAGCACGGCGACGGAGGGGGCCAGACAGGTCATGGAACCGAAAACGCCACCCTCTCCGCTGCCTTACATCGTGGTGATGATTGATGAGCTAGCGGATTTAATGGCGGTGGCACCGAAGGATGTTGAGGAAAAAATCGCGCGTTTGGCCCAGATGGCACGTGCTTCCGGCATCCATCTGATCCTGGCCACACAGCGCCCGTCGGTGGACGTACTGACCGGTTTGATCAAAGCCAACTTCCCTGCGCGCATCGCGTTCCAGGTGTCATCGAAGACAGACTCGCGGACGATTCTCGATGCGAATGGCGCTGAGGCGCTGCTGGGACGCGGCGACATGCTCTATTCGGCTTCCGGAACAGGCAAGATCGTCCGCCTGCATGGATCCTACATGCCAGATGAGGATGTGCACCGCGTCGTAGAATTCGTCAAGAAGCAGGCTTCGCCCGTCTACACGGAGGAATTGCAGTCGCTCAAGCAGGATGACGAAAGGGACGAGGAAGGGCAAGACGACGTCTACGAGCAGGCCAAGGAACTCGTCATCACGTCTGGTCAGGCCTCCGCGTCGCTGATCCAGCGGCGGCTGAGCGTGGGCTATCCGCGCGCGGCGCGCATGATCGAGCAGATGGAGCAGGAGGGCATCATCGGCGCACCGGGGCGCAACGGCCGCCGCGAAGTGTTGGTGCGCCGGGGGACGGTCGGCGGGGACGAGCCGTGA
- a CDS encoding 2OG-Fe(II) oxygenase, which produces MSVAQAATLDDAIAQAVAALDFERSRKEYWEQNECLHLKGFLPPEVVERYFVPQVNSLKPKLNRNYIPGSKKGGSVSYFTVREQAREFMALYRSSAFIDFLKRLTNAPVQFCPETDPHACALYYYTEPGDHIGWHYDTSYYKGARYTILLGLVDRSPSCKLMCQLYKDDPTRPMKEITPSTGPGDMVIFNGDKLWHSVTPLGEGEERTVLTMEYVTDQGMNPLKRFYSNLKDSFGYFGLKAVFGGKS; this is translated from the coding sequence ATGAGTGTGGCGCAGGCAGCAACGCTAGATGACGCGATCGCACAGGCAGTCGCTGCGCTGGATTTCGAGCGCAGTCGGAAAGAATATTGGGAACAGAACGAGTGTCTGCATCTGAAGGGGTTTCTGCCGCCGGAGGTGGTCGAGCGATATTTCGTCCCGCAGGTCAACAGCCTGAAGCCAAAGTTGAACCGGAACTATATTCCAGGAAGCAAAAAAGGCGGGAGCGTCAGTTATTTTACCGTGCGAGAGCAGGCCCGGGAATTCATGGCCCTCTACCGTTCCTCCGCATTTATCGACTTTCTGAAGCGGCTGACCAATGCGCCAGTGCAGTTCTGTCCCGAAACCGATCCGCATGCCTGCGCGCTCTATTACTACACGGAGCCAGGTGACCACATCGGCTGGCACTACGACACGTCCTATTACAAGGGCGCTCGCTATACGATTTTATTGGGGCTGGTGGATCGGTCGCCGAGCTGCAAACTGATGTGCCAGCTTTATAAGGATGATCCAACACGCCCGATGAAAGAGATAACCCCATCGACGGGGCCCGGGGATATGGTGATTTTCAACGGGGACAAGCTCTGGCATTCAGTGACGCCACTTGGGGAGGGTGAGGAGCGGACGGTGCTGACGATGGAATATGTCACTGATCAGGGCATGAATCCGCTCAAGCGGTTCTACTCAAATTTGAAGGACTCGTTCGGGTATTTTGGCCTCAAGGCCGTCTTCGGCGGCAAGAGCTGA